The following are from one region of the Carcharodon carcharias isolate sCarCar2 chromosome 27, sCarCar2.pri, whole genome shotgun sequence genome:
- the LOC121270600 gene encoding gastrula zinc finger protein XlCGF8.2DB-like — protein MEGKITVHSGKKPYTCSVCGRDFSRSSDLSRHKCSHNREKLWKCGDCGKGFSYPSELETHRRSHTGERPFTCSECGKGFTKSNNLLKHQRVHTGERPFTCSDCGKRFTQSSQLLTHQRVHTGERPFKCLVCGKCYKSSWELMSHQRVHTEERPIKCLDCGKCFKSTSELMLHQRVHTDEKPFRCSHCGTGFRQSSQLSTHQYIHTRERPFTCSECGKGFTQSSTLLRHQQVHTGERPFICSKCGKRFTQSSHMLKHRRVHE, from the coding sequence atggaaggaaaaatcACTGTTCACAGTGGGAAGAAACCGTAtacgtgttctgtgtgtggacgagaCTTCAGCCGATCATCTGACCTGTCGAGACACAAGTGCAGTCACAACAGGGAGAAgctgtggaaatgtggggactgtgggaagggattcagttacCCATCTGAActggaaactcatcgacgcagtcacactggagagagaccgttcacctgctctgagtgtgggaagggattcacgaAGTCAAACAACCTGTTGaagcatcagcgagttcacactggggagaggccgttcacctgctctgactgtgggaaacgATTCACACAGTCATCGCAACTCCTGACGCACCAGCGTGTTCACACTggcgagagaccttttaaatgcttagtctgtgggaagtgctataaaagttcctgggaactgatgtcccatcaacgtgttcacactgaggagaggcctaTTAAATGCCTGGACTGTGGGAAGTGCTTTAAAAGTACCAGTGAACTGATGCttcatcaacgtgttcacactgatgagaaaccgttcaggtgctctcactgcgggactgggttcaggcAATCATCTCAACTCTCTACACACCAGTACATCCACACGAGGGAGAGGCCGtttacctgctctgagtgtgggaagggattcactcagtcctccaccctgctgagacatcagcaagttcacactggggagaggccattcatttGCTCtaagtgtgggaagagattcactcagtcatcccacatGCTGAAACACCGGCGAGTTCATGAGTGA